The sequence below is a genomic window from Desulfovibrio sp. Huiquan2017.
GCGCCGCGACCATCTGGAATTGCCTGTTGCGCCCGCCGATGCGGAAGATGGCGGTTTCCCGACAGACGGCATCGGTGCTGAGGGACCGGAACGCCGGACATTCGTTGCACGGGTAGTCGGTGTTTCGGAACACTTCGTAGCAGTAGCGCCCGATAGGGTTGATGCCCGGAAAGAGTTCCAGGAAGACGTGATTCACCGAGATGATTTCGAGATTCTCCGACAGGACCATCATGACGTCGGTGATGCCTTCGAGGATGGCCGCGATTTCGAGGCGCTGGTCCTCGGATTCCCGATGGCTGGCCGTCAGTTTCTCGATGCTCTGGCGCAGTTCCTGAAAAAAGTTGAGCTTGCTGTGCTCAATGCCCATGAGGTCTTCGAGCGTTGTGTTTGAAGTACTCACCATGCAGCCTCGCATATGCTCATCAGGTCCTTGCAGGTCGCTTCGCGGGGGTTGGTCAAAGTGCAGGCGTCGGGCAGCGCCTTCTTGCAGAGCAACTCCAGCTCGCTGTCGTCGGGCAGGATGTCGTTCAACCTGCATGTCGCGCCCAGATCCAGGAACAACTGTTCAAGGTATTCGATGCCCTTCATGGCCTGCACCTCTTCTGACCGGCATTGCACCCCGGTTATCTGGAAGCCCACGCGGGCCAGCTTTTTCGGCCTGGACGCGAGGTTGAAGCGCATGACCGAGGGCAGGAGCACGGGGTGAACCATGCCGTGCAGTACGTCGAATCGTCCGCCGATGGAGTGGGCCAGGGAGTGGGCGATGCCCAGGCCCGCGTTGCTGAAGGCCATGCCCGCCGCCGTGCTGGCGATGCTCAGGTTCTTGAGCGCCTCCGGGGATTTTGAATCCACCGCCTCCCGGACGTTCTCCATGAACAGTTGGATGGCCTGCATGGACTGCGGTTCGCTGAAGGGCGACGCCATCCTGGAGACATAGGATTCCACGGCGTGGGCCAGGGCGTCCACGGCCGAGGCGGCGATCAGCTCCCGGCTCTTGGTCGCCAGGATCATGGGGTCGATGATGGAAAGATTGGGCACCAGCGAACGGCTGATGATGGACATCTTCACCTGTCGTTCGACGTCGGTGATGATGCAGAACTGGGAGACGTCCGAGCCGCTGCCCGCGGTGGAGGGGATGAAGATCATGGGGGGAAGCGGGCGCATGATCTTGTTGGCGCCCTCGTAATCCCTGATCCGCCCGCCGTTGCCCACGATGGTGGAGATCCCCTTGGCTGCGTCGATGGGGCTGCCCCCGCCGATGCCGACGATGACGTCGGCGCCGTTCTCGATGTACAACTCCGCGCCCTTGTGTACCTGCACGTCGCGGGGGTTGGAACTGACTTCATTGAAGTAGACGCATTCGATGGCGTCCTTGCGGAGCAGGTCCATGACCACCTCCACCCAGCCCGCCTTTTCGACCCCGGGATCGCTGACCAGCAGGACGCGCTTGGCCCCCAGGCGACGGGCGCAGGGCGCAAGGTATTTTATGCTGCCGTTGCCGAAAATGACTTCCGGGATGGCGAATTTGGTGATGAGCATGGCGTCTCCGCACGTAATTAGATGGACCTCAGCGTACCCAGTTTCCCCGAACTTAGGCAAGTCCTTTGCCGAGGTTCTCATTTTTGCACCGGGGCGTTGGCCCGTGCCGCCTGTCCGTGCGCGGCAAGACCTCCGTCAGCCGGTCCGGTCGTTTTTGCGAGGCAATTCTCGCTGACGCCGGTTGACATATCTTTTCGCCCGGAGTATTCGTTTTTGAAGTCGAAACGCCGTCCGACAATGTCGCACGCAAAGGTAGCCATGTCCGAAGGAAGAATTATCCAGTCCGTAGCCCGGGCGCTGAATATCTTGGAACTGTTTGAAAGTTCCACCGATCTCAGCGTGACGGAAATCGCTAATCGGCTCGATTTGAGCAAAAGCACGGCCTTCGGTCTGATCAACACCCTCGCGCACAAAGGCTACTTGGAGCAGAACCCCCGTGATTCCCGATATTCGTTGGGTCTCAAGCTGCTCCGGCTGGGGGGGGCGGTCCAGCGGCACAATATCATCGTCAAGCGGGCCAAGCCCTTTATGGAAAAACTCGTCCAGGAGTTCGCGGAAACGGTTCATCTGACCGTCGAACGTAACGGCATGGTGGTCTACATCGAGAAGATCCGGGGCGAAAAGGCCATCTTCATGCAGTCGGCCGTCGGCGCGGAAAATCCGATGTATTGTACCGGCGTCGGGA
It includes:
- a CDS encoding iron-containing alcohol dehydrogenase, with the protein product MLITKFAIPEVIFGNGSIKYLAPCARRLGAKRVLLVSDPGVEKAGWVEVVMDLLRKDAIECVYFNEVSSNPRDVQVHKGAELYIENGADVIVGIGGGSPIDAAKGISTIVGNGGRIRDYEGANKIMRPLPPMIFIPSTAGSGSDVSQFCIITDVERQVKMSIISRSLVPNLSIIDPMILATKSRELIAASAVDALAHAVESYVSRMASPFSEPQSMQAIQLFMENVREAVDSKSPEALKNLSIASTAAGMAFSNAGLGIAHSLAHSIGGRFDVLHGMVHPVLLPSVMRFNLASRPKKLARVGFQITGVQCRSEEVQAMKGIEYLEQLFLDLGATCRLNDILPDDSELELLCKKALPDACTLTNPREATCKDLMSICEAAW
- a CDS encoding IclR family transcriptional regulator, with the protein product MSEGRIIQSVARALNILELFESSTDLSVTEIANRLDLSKSTAFGLINTLAHKGYLEQNPRDSRYSLGLKLLRLGGAVQRHNIIVKRAKPFMEKLVQEFAETVHLTVERNGMVVYIEKIRGEKAIFMQSAVGAENPMYCTGVGKCLLAYMPAAKLERLLQKMQPLERRGPNTIMDIEELRQELQVIRERGISIDDEEHVPGLMCIAAPIRNHDGEVIAAISISGAKAGISSKLVGRISEKVAWTAQQISAAM